ATACTTTTAGCGGATCTATGAATCAATTTTGAGAGTATGTCTGGTCATGGTTCAGCATAGTATTAGTATTATAATACAACCTATGCATTTGCTGCTGCCTCAGGCAATATGACAGGGCCCAACCATGGGGCATCCGGGTAACAAGCACCTTCGGCTGGAATTTGGACTCCGGGCATCTTCAGAAGTGCAGGGGTAGAATATTGTTTTCATGCAGCCATCCAAGCTTCATCGGGGTCTGGGATGATGATATCAGTCCTCATCATTGGCCGGTACTCTGCAGGTATTTCAGCTCCCGCCTGCACACATAGCTCGACCACGGCCGGAGCTTTGCCATAGAAACTCCTTAGAGAGGATCTGAGAGGAGGGCCAGTGGGGTCAGGGACATGCCACACATAGTTCGGTGGTATGACCTCATCCACAACAGCATCCTGCCACCCGTGCTTGCCGTCTCGCCATTGGTGCTTGAAAGCCCCACAGAGCTTCACATTGTGTCCCCATGGACCAACGTGGACCTCAGAGCAGTACCCGCATGCTTTTACCGTATACTTGCTCATCAGCTGCGTAACACCCCGCCGGACATCACAGTATGCTTTCAGTGTCCTCTCTGCATGCTCTTTCACATTGGCCGGCGCGGGTGACTGTCCCTGTTGGTTGCTAAATGTGTCAAGCTCAGCAAGAAGAGATATACAGTCCTCCAATCGGTGTGGCTTAGGCTCATCGACAACTCCGCCACGGTCAATAACCTTCTTGCCAATCATCCGCACAGGAGCAGTCCGTCTCCTTGTGGGATATTGTGGTAGGTCGACACCAGCCTGAATGCATAGCTCAACAATTGCTGGAATCCTGTCGAAGTCAAACCTGGTGTCATGCTTGACCCTCCGCCCAAATGGGTCAAAAAGATGGTAAGATTCGATCGGGATGAGCACATCGTTGATGGATCCTCTGACCCAAGAGTGGTGACTATTTCGTCGCTGGCTTCCTGAACCATAGCAATCTTGTATCTGGTGGCCAACTGGGCCAACATGGACTTGAGGGCATTTTCTACAAAATCACAAGACGGATATTAATATACAAGATACTACTCGCCGAATCATGTCACAGGATAGTGAACGACGTTCCTATACAAGGGTCATGAAACATTAATGCATGTATAAACAGCTTATGACACAGATCAGAATTTAGTGCTTACCTGCAACCATAAACTGTAACAACATTCAGAAGTTGAGAGATGCCTCTGATGAGCACTTTCCAGTTCTCAAGGACTTCGTAGGCAACAGGGACAAGCTCTGGTAAAAGCAAGCCGTTCTTTGGGGGCTCAAGAGGCTTCTCTATCCTCATCTGTGCAAGCCTCTTATCTTTGCGGGAAGCTTGCAGCATCTTTTTAATTGGGACAGGAAATGGCTTCTTTTTGTTCTTCGGGTGTAATTCTGGGAGATCAACATTTTGTGGTTGTTGCTGATACCTCTCATGCCTCTTGCTAGCAGGATCAGGAGAGTACTCACAGCATGTTACTGACCTTGCCCGGCCAACTCGTTGAGGTTGGGATCCTATCTGTGACAAGTTGTAAACAAAAGGGATAAGTATAAACCGATCACAGTGCTTGCAAACAGACAGTGAGCGTAAAACTCTTCGACTGCGGCAGCACTCCATCACAAATTCGTTTCGAGCATTCTACCGAAACCAAAACGACAGCAAAACGGACCAACGGGCCGTTAATGGTAGTTATCTGCCAGAATGTAATCACAAAGATAATGGTGCAGACTGGAAGGGAATCTCGTAAAGCAAAATTCAATGTAAAATGGCACTGCAGCAGGCCTAGCTGCATAAGATATCCACTAACTGAAAATTGATAGGCCCTATGAATCTGAATAATTTTTGTTCCCAGCTGGGTGTATAGAGATGATATACTTGTATTGGTCTTTAATGTCACAGCAATTTGTCAATCAATAAGCTAGACAAAGGCATGGGAGTTAAAGTGCGGCACAGGTGCTGAAAAAGTTCTGCTATGGAATAGCACCACACTTCTTACGAGCGCGCGGGATCCATCTCGGCGGCTCTCGGGGCTTGGCGAGGCGGGGTGGGAGCCCTCCTCCTAGGCTCCAGTGGTGGCACACTCAGGCAGTGGCCGGTGCGCTAAGGCTCCTACGGTGGCACTGTTGTTGCGGTTGGTCACCGGATCTAGGCGGCTGGATCTGGGGCTTTGAAGGGGGTCGAGACGGTGCACAGGTTGTCGGGTGGATTTCTTGGGACGGATCCGGGTGAAAACCTGGTTTTCGGTTGATGGCCGGAGCCGATGATGACGATGCCCCTATCATCGTTTCCTTCATGAAGGCATCATCAAGGTGAAACTCCCAACTCCACTCAatacctccgggggaaaccctagatcaacTGATCGGATGTCGGCGGCAAGCATGTGTCGTTACCCCCTTGGGGGCGGCATTCTTGGAGGTGCACTCGGCTTCGCGGGACCAACGGACGACatctttggtggagcggtgcttcatcctacACATTGATGGCGACGGATCTCGACGTCGTGGCACGGTGCAGATTCGGAGTTCGACGTGCGaggatggactcgcgcaggaggacgacgctgtctggcgtcgtggtggcgtcgatggcagagagACCTGGCACGGTACATGCAACAGtacagctctgaagatggattggtggcaggtggctgcggcggcctcatacccggaAGACGTCCTGGTTGAGGGGTGCGCCGGACTGGTAggtgccccatacccggcaggcgccctggttgggacctcaggtcttagatgtttaggtttggctgcgatgtctgtttggtattaggcccagactatcagcgccccttcatcaattggataggagtagcgacaatTGTTGCTTAGATggtggctttagtcttactgttgtatgactttgtaaggtcttgtgaaaataattaataaagtggccctatgcatcgcccagatgcagaggccgggggtcctcctctttttctaaaaaaaaagcACCACACTTCTTATGATAACCATTCATGCGAGCAACACAGCATCATAGACTTCCATTTTGACTACCTTGAATGGTTGGAGGGCAATTTGTATACTCGATTGGCTAACCTACAGATGACATAAGAATCCATTCAAGCCTCTTTGGCTGTCCTGTGATTGACTGGGAACTGGTTGTATAGCGAGAGCAAGGAATCGATACCTTTACTAACTGGTTGGCCCTGGTTCCATTGATGCCTGTCAAGCTAAAACGAACGCCTGAATTGAAGATTCAAAGGTAAACTTTAGACGCAATCATACACAATTCTGATAATAATGTAAGAATTAGGATACTGAAAAGGCAATGGAACTGTGGAAGGCAATGAGGATTGCTTGACAGTGAGAACCTACCCTTACAGTTAAGTATCTCCATGCCACAAACCCAGCCCCCCAAAAAGGCGCTGTAAATTCAGCAGATACGGAAGGCAACTTAATGTGGGTTCAGTTGCTGCTTCGGTTGCCAGGAGACGGAGGAGGAGCAGACGATGCCGGTGGCGGaggaagggcggcggcggcgccggcaaAGGAGGAAGAGAAGGGCCGGGGCGGAAGTGCCCAGGGAGAGACCGAGCCGCCGTCTCCTCGCGCGCGCCAGTACGCAGGGAGCGCTACTGCCGAGCCCAGCGGAGAAACTATCGGGTAGGTCGCGGGCACGGAGGCTACACTGGAGAAGAGGACGCCGGAGGAGGGAGGGTGGAGCTCTGCTTAGGCACCAACGGCCGGAGCTCACGGGCGGCGACGAGCGTTGCACGAGTGGCGGAGAGAGATAAGAACAGCAAGAGTGAAAATATCTCCGTTTCTTATTCACACATAGCCCGTAGGTCTGCCTGATACACAGGCTCACCTTGGGGAAATGGGCTGTAATGTATTGGGCCGGAACACTCGGTTAAAGAAAGAGCATGGATGGCTGTTCCACTCGGTTAAAGAAAGGGAATTTCTATTTGCCCGAGATCACTTGTTAAGGGTTATTACTGGTAAAGATCACTCTCCAGACGCTCACAAGTGACGCATTACATGTACGTCGCTTATCGTAATGTTAATTTGGAAGTTTCTCTTTCTTTTAGATTTATTTATTAAAAGAATTCTTGAACTGTGCGTCCAACTCCCGAACCGTTTTTACCATTGGACCCGCGTCAAGATTTTTTAAATTGGATCACATGTTAATAAGTTTTAACTAACTTTTTTAtaaatgaaaaaaataaatacCAAAAAATCCGATAAAAAACAAAAAGCAAAAGAATGAATAATGAAAAAACGAAAAGAAAAACAAAGGCAGAAGCACGGTTgcggtttttcaaaaaaaaaattgagAAGCACAGCTTGTTTTGTTTTTCAGAAATATAGATCTATGTCTTCACTAGAAGCAAATTTGTGCTTCTCATGGACAATATATTTTCCCTTTCCAAGAGGTACAGTTACGCTTCTCATGGAAATAAATCTGTGACTCCACGAGAAGTAAATTTGTGCTTCTCGCAAAAGCACATATTTTTCTCTTTTTGAGAAGCACAATTATGCTTCTCGCGGAAGCAAATCTATGCTTCTCGTGGAAGTataatttttttccttttccgAGAAGCATAACTCCGTGCTTTCACGAGAAGCAAATTTGTGTTTCTCGTGAAGGCATATTTTTTCCCATGCAAAAAAAGTTCACGTAGTTgttttttccaaaccctcaggaaaaATCAGGTGAAATCCCAAATAGCCTAGAAAGCCTAGAAAAAACCTATCTTAAACCCGGAAATGCGTAttgaaaaattaaaaaaaatctaGAGGGAGCGCCCAGCACGCCACATGTGGTGGCGGCAGGACGCACCACTTGGCATGCTCCCAAGCCACTAAAAGTTACCCTTGGAGGTCCCCAGGAAGAGGTAACCTTCAGAGCACAAACGCCgctgaaagaacatgcggtgccttcatgtttggttttggcaattgatgacaatctctatggactaatggttgccttgagttatatttaaAGGTTTTGTCCATatgcttttcttggagtacacgtgttggtttcaaggagagtttgtgtcgaccaaggtgccattcaaggaattatccaaagattgatCATGTGGGTGTCGaacttattgcaagcatgtcttgaagaagaagattgtgtaatcattcatgtctaccttcgagacatcatccaaatgaagagaattgaaaagattcaaggttgatcaagattaagtcaagaatgaatcaagttgatcaactcacaaagcgcagaagatgtatcgagagggatcaagtgatcccatggtatggtaagcattgtcaatttcactttgtgtactaacccatggtcttcgtgagagttctttgtggggttaggttgcggtgtgcaagttcaagtggagcatcatgaagagatcaaatgcttgaagcttgtcgTCCATTATGGTGACAATGGAcatgtgaagatgtgcggaagagtggctcacccataatggagtatgggggagcaatcaactagtcttcatcgagccaacacaatcaagaaaggtggtccaacttgaggaagtcaagatcgtcatcatctagctcaagtggaccatgtgcaaggcaaaggtttgcccttgataggttttctattttaccagtctcatgatggtagttgggagaccgggttataggatcgattgccgtactatcaatgggggctctcgatgagtagcttgatcgtatcgttcgttgagagctcaaaccattgcatccttgcatcatctttcttggttcttgtttggttctctttgtgagtcttagagcttatggtcatcttgatgacaagctcgagttcatcgaaaacggagttcacatgcatcttctatgatgttttcgatgttgggggttttgccggttcttctcggttggaggtttcactcctctttttgttaggcatacctcccctgcctcttcttactataaccagtcgctgttttgatgctactcgtcgtcttgtttccaacaagcttgagtttgctcaattcggagctcatatgcagaagttatggcagttatTGTCTTCTTGAGAGTGGCTTTTGtctggtcccagcggtagtaccgcttggagctcTCAGCCGTAGTACCACTGCAGTGCCGCT
This sequence is a window from Triticum urartu cultivar G1812 unplaced genomic scaffold, Tu2.1 TuUngrouped_contig_6015, whole genome shotgun sequence. Protein-coding genes within it:
- the LOC125530026 gene encoding APO protein 1, chloroplastic; protein product: MEILNCKGVRFSLTGINGTRANQLVKVSQSSIQIALQPFKIGSQPQRVGRARSVTCCEYSPDPASKRHERYQQQPQNVDLPELHPKNKKKPFPVPIKKMLQASRKDKRLAQMRIEKPLEPPKNGLLLPELVPVAYEVLENWKVLIRGISQLLNVVTVYGCRKCPQVHVGPVGHQIQDCYGSGSQRRNSHHSWVRGSINDVLIPIESYHLFDPFGRRVKHDTRFDFDRIPAIVELCIQAGVDLPQYPTRRRTAPVRMIGKKVIDRGGVVDEPKPHRLEDCISLLAELDTFSNQQGQSPAPANVKEHAERTLKAYCDVRRGVTQLMSKYTVKACGYCSEVHVGPWGHNVKLCGAFKHQWRDGKHGWQDAVVDEVIPPNYVWHVPDPTGPPLRSSLRSFYGKAPAVVELCVQAGAEIPAEYRPMMRTDIIIPDPDEAWMAA